The Enterococcus rotai genome includes a window with the following:
- a CDS encoding MFS transporter, with the protein MENKKTRNVTWMLAAIFLGYTCIYVDKTTIGMSLVTIANDLGFDPQQKGLILSAFFLGYTIFQIPFGYLSNKIGTRKMMIASVFLVGIFLFLFGFGFSLLYLIFIRFMTGAVAHSGYPSSVSTFISQELPMEKRGPAQSTMIASSGFAAIVGPLLIAPLLLQVGWHKTYYFLGAAVLLIAVLMYFVIPKEFGGVKEQLQNKSAISFREVLKDRNVWILIFAAFFINAAIYGLNGWMATYLVEAHGLGLSQTAYVTAVIGFFTMVAAMVGGVMVNKFFIGKEKNVIFVATVGGGIFAVLVSVVGTFVLSMIALTLAVACASLAFATLMSIPLKLFPSDEVSAKYATINAIGVSGGFVAPTIIGALIQLSNGAFFSSFLFIGISFVVAGTITLLVQKKKES; encoded by the coding sequence GTGGAAAATAAGAAAACAAGAAATGTTACTTGGATGTTGGCAGCTATTTTTCTAGGATACACTTGTATTTATGTGGATAAAACGACAATTGGCATGTCACTGGTGACGATTGCAAATGATCTAGGTTTTGATCCCCAACAAAAGGGATTGATATTAAGTGCATTTTTTCTAGGTTATACGATTTTTCAAATTCCATTTGGGTATTTGTCTAATAAAATCGGAACTAGAAAAATGATGATTGCTTCAGTTTTTTTAGTGGGAATTTTTCTTTTTTTATTTGGTTTTGGCTTTTCATTATTGTATTTAATTTTTATTCGCTTTATGACAGGAGCCGTTGCGCATTCGGGTTATCCATCTTCTGTAAGTACCTTTATTTCACAAGAGTTACCAATGGAAAAACGAGGTCCGGCGCAATCTACGATGATTGCCTCCTCAGGTTTTGCAGCGATCGTAGGACCATTATTGATCGCTCCACTGTTACTTCAAGTTGGTTGGCATAAGACCTATTATTTTTTAGGAGCGGCTGTATTATTGATTGCTGTTTTAATGTACTTTGTGATTCCAAAAGAGTTTGGCGGCGTAAAGGAACAGCTGCAAAATAAGTCGGCGATTTCATTTCGAGAAGTATTAAAAGATCGAAATGTCTGGATTTTGATTTTTGCCGCTTTTTTCATCAATGCGGCGATTTATGGGCTGAATGGGTGGATGGCGACTTATCTTGTAGAAGCTCATGGTCTTGGTTTATCTCAAACTGCTTACGTAACAGCTGTCATTGGCTTTTTCACAATGGTTGCAGCGATGGTTGGCGGTGTTATGGTAAATAAATTTTTCATTGGTAAAGAGAAAAATGTTATTTTTGTGGCAACCGTAGGCGGTGGAATTTTTGCTGTGTTAGTTTCAGTCGTTGGAACATTTGTATTGAGTATGATTGCATTAACACTCGCTGTTGCCTGTGCTAGTTTGGCATTTGCAACGTTGATGAGTATTCCATTGAAACTATTTCCATCAGATGAAGTTTCTGCAAAATATGCAACAATTAATGCAATCGGTGTTTCAGGTGGTTTTGTTGCCCCAACGATTATTGGAGCCCTGATTCAATTGTCAAATGGTGCTTTCTTCAGTTCCTTCTTATTTATAGGCATTTCATTTGTAGTTGCAGGAACTATCACCTTACTGGTTCAAAAAAAGAAAGAATCCTAG